In Oryzias melastigma strain HK-1 linkage group LG14, ASM292280v2, whole genome shotgun sequence, the DNA window taaaaagcaTGAAAGATGctacaaatattaataataaaactgttgaaTGCTTTGAACTTCACaaatggaagaatttggattcatgCAAAAAGAATGTCATTGCTACAAGATATACTTTTTAATACAGGtttcatattttagaaaatgcCCAGTAAGATTTTGTACCTCAAATAAccccttaacccttgtgctcctATGGGCTCCCGATGACCTGACACtgatattgatgtgtgattcctcccatgacaaaggtgggcaGGATCTTATGTCTGCCACATACACcagttaagataaaaaaaaaaagataaaaagttcagtgctctgtcttgtggggtccagatgatcccacttttaatgtaaacatgccgaGGATAGGATGGGGGTTAATGGTTTGTGAAAGTAGCCACTGCTGCAAATCAGTATAGACCctttccaaaaaaatagaatatcatGGAAAAGTGTATTGTTCCAAAATTCCagtcaaaaaatgaaactttcctAGATTATTGATTCAAGGCCCACTGTTTAATCGATTTCAAGTATTGTGGTACAACTGTTGGGTTTTTCAAGTCAAGCCATTCCCGAGTTTGGGCCAAGTGGGAGAAAATGTCTCAACTGAGCTAATTAGAAGAAGGCCGGTGGTCCAATGTCCTGTTTTCTAATCAAAGAAAGTACCTCTCCTTTTGGAATCAAGGTCAAATAGTTTGGAGGAAGACTGGTGAGGAGCAGAACCCAGCCTGTTTGACATCCAGTGTAAAATCTCCACAGTCAGTCATGATTTGGAGTGCAATGTCCAGCACTGGGGTTGCTAAACTCTGCTCTCTTCAATTCAAAATCACTGCAGCAGTCTACCAGAATGTTAGAGGATTTCATGATTCCTTCTGTTGTGTATCTGGATGGAAATGCAGATTTCATCTACATCATACTGCCCATACTATTGAAGTATTGAAGATGGCCACATCATTTTTGAAAtgctttatttgattgatttgatgtgatcattgtctctgtgtttatttatttatttatttttacaaaaactaagAAGTAAATGATGATTTCTCCACAGtatgcaattttaaaaaaaagctgattttgtgGGTTTCATGATCAGGAACCccaattaatataaaaatgaataattacaaTCATTTAAGCAGTTGACTCCGAGAGTGGACTGtgaaagatacatttttaaatggaattatggaaataaatacacttttccataatattctattttttttaatgatctgtaTGTTTTTCTGATTGATCATCAGGATAAAAGGCCCGCAATTTCTTCCCAGTTTAAGGGACACGCAATGCTCAGAGAAACGACAGAAGCTCAAGATCTGGATCTCAGCCTTTACAGACTTTAATTGTAATAGTAATAAAAGTTCATGACAGAGAAAATATACTAGAACAGCTAACATGCATGGCGTGTGGAGAGGTTGCCTTTTCTCTAAGAAACACAACTTGATTTAACCTAATACCCAACATAATCTGACAAGGATTATGTACatatttagtgaaaataaaacacGTTATATTTGTTTGATGAAGGCCGAAGAAGGCATATTGCAATTGTCTTATACCAACAGTCACCCAGAGGCAGATGGGTAAAAATACGTTAGTTTTGCAGCCAAAACATGGCGACTTACAGTCAAGAGCTTTGGCTAAACAAATGCTTGCAAATCTCAGTGAGCCGAGACaaacatgaagaagaaaaaccagAATTCCTCTACAACACTGGAGCAGACTgataaaatcacagaaaacagCAATCGCTGAACCAGAAAGACTTTTAGATATTTGGATTGCGCCTAAACTTTGTTGTCATTCCTatcttaaaacaacaaaagtggaaTATTTTCACAAttacatcactttttgacaattGTTCTGATGCATAAATCTATGTTGCTTAAAAAGAACAATATTCCATTTTTATTATgtccacatatttttaaaatgtatcatgTAATTGTattcaggtgtttttttcctttttttaattcttcatcTCCTGGCCTCTGACACACACTCCACTTTCCTGTTGCCTCGTTTCCAGGGAGACAGCCATTCAAAGAAGCCTTCCCACACCACACAAAAGGCTTCCTCCACACCCTGTTTTCTGCATGAGCACTGTGTCTTTCACTTTACATGTGTCATCATGTTCAGCACTTAATTAGCAGGTTGATTGCTCACACTAATTGTGGTGTACAAAACCTCTATTTTCAgccttttaattgtttttttattccgttatatctctttttttctgtttgtacaAAACTGTGTgcagttgttgtgttttttaatatcaCCATCCCCAGAGTTTAATTTTGAACttggatatttttttcagatttgtaattcgttttgtgtttattaaactaaattggTTTCTATGCCAATAGGTTTTTATTTGATGGAATTTGTTTTGCAGTTGGCATTTGGAGCTAAAGGGCGATGGCCAGTTCAGAAGATGTGATTGAGCCGCTGGCTGTGAGCACTGGAGCACCAATTCTGAGCCGATGGCGCTCTCCTCAAGATCTCATCAGACTGAACCAAGACAAGTTAGATGGCTTCATGTCAAGGAAGGGTGAGGCAAAGAACATCTTTACTTCAACATCTGAGAGCTGgagtgtaaatgttttaatccTCTACATTGCAGAGGGCCATCACTTCATGGTAGTTCATCGTCTTCCTGAAATAAAGGAACAAGGCCGACCTTACCTCATACCAGGAGTTCCTATCACATGCAGAGTGGACAACACAGAAAGACACACCACTCGTTCTAAGGTACCCCATCTTCATTTATCTGCAGAAAATTGTGTGCCAAAATATCCATTTTGCCATATATCGCAACATTtgatgggtttttatttttgtttgaagagacTGTAAAACGTTCCCTctgaggtagatagggggcgcacatGGCAAGACTGGCTGTTGCTGCACCAATGtgcctggcagctacttgaattatttagttttgttctgtcctttacaacaattttgcactaagtagtggcactgctgttcatgtttactattgtaaataattaattttacagataattccaattcaagtGGTGCCAATACTTGTCAAAGACTTAttattactgatttcaacaatgttgcacaaaagtgttgattatttgttgcacaaaataaacaaaagttgtttattatgattgtgttcaagctaaaaaaaataaaatatgtcttcttctatatattgtgagttagTGATGTTTGTTACCGATTATCGCAGGATCGTGATATCATCAATATTGTGAGTCATGTATCGCGTATTGCATCGTGAGGTACAAAGTCATTTCCAGCCCTAGTGCAGATGTTGAAAGGTTTACAGATTTAAATGGTGGTGCTCATAGGTACATTTGAGTCTTTCctatctgtgtttttatgcCAATATGGTATTAAAAAGCATTCCATAAACTGTGTTTACTCTAAAATACAGTAGCAGTTTCATTCAAACTGAAAGTCACCTCATGCTGGGTGTGGATGTGGCGTCAATTGCTGAAATACTGCTACACAGAAATAACATTAAGCTGGTTTTAATAATTCACCCATTCTATGTTGGATCAGTAAGTTTCAAAGAACAAACAGGCTTTAGTTTAGGATTTTCGAGGAAATCATGATAACTATCTAATTTATGATGCAGTGCAAAACGAGTGACAGGCAAAATTTTATtccatattttgattttaagtgACCCCAAACCGAGCCATAAATACTCAAGATAAAAATGGTAATATTTGACACTTTGAGAAAAATGATCTCTGTTTTTTAATGGATAACATGCATTTCTGTTCCCTGCAGGTCAAGGTGAGTACCCTCTACACATTGGAGCTGAAACACGGCCCGTTCTTCTGGACCGTGAAGAGGAAGTACAAGCACTTTCAGGAGCTGAATCATGATATTTACAAGCACAAGATGATGTACCAGTGGAACCCTCTAGGAAAGTCAGTACCCAATTCTGTTCTTCTCACACAATCACTTTCTGTTCATCACAAATCTGGGCTGCTTTGCATTTTCAATGGCAGCCCTTAAAAGTTGTTCAGTATTTTGAATAttcaaattttcctttaaaggTTTTCAAAGGAACGGCAGCAGATGAGGTTGATGACAGAGGAAATGCCAAGTCTTCACGGGAGCGATCGATCCAAAAGAACCTCCAGCAAAATGGTAGcaggatttaaaaattaaaatatgatttttttttatcgccAAGACAAGAgcaagttttctgttttgttttgatctaTTAATTTTTTGGGTAATGCTTTGCTCTACTTAATTTCAAGGAACTGATGTAATGTAAAGTTGAGTTTTGATTTGACTCTGCACTTTAAGGTCCCTATCATGGTACAAACACATGGAATAAACAAtgtattttgtgtatttccTAGGGTCTACTTTAAGCTTAAATTACGTTTTATATCATGCAGTTTATCCTGCATTTCCCATTATTAGTCACCAACACGTGAATAATAGTTGTAAACAAATtctaatattaaataaattgatgAAAATCAAACTGCTTTTGAATTAAGattcaaaaatcattttataaagAAACTAATGAAACACAATGACTGTGCTTTGTTgcacatttttgtaaacatgaGTTTTTACCAATATAATTAGATATCATTTCATGTATTTGGGAATGCTTTGTTATTGTCGTTTCAATCCCACGCTTCCTATTTTCACTGCATGtcccttaaaaaaagtaataaccGTTTTTGCATTGCTGTTTTGCTTCTCTAACAGAAATACCTCGAGGAGTACTTGAATAATCTGCTTGAGATTGAATTCTGTAGGAATGACCACAGCATGGTAAATCCTAACCCCCCGTAACCCGTTCGACTGAAGTGATAGTGGAACATTGTGCATTGAATTGTCTTTTTGTCCCTTGACAGATGGAGTTCCTGTCTATCAGTGCTCTCTCCTTTGTAGCTGATCTAGGCCCCAAAGGCttgtaagaaaaacatttcgACTAACCAAGATGACTGACATGATCACAGCGGTTCATCCtgctcatttgtgttttattttttttttgttttttttaagggaggGGCCTATTTACAAGAGGTCAGGTGGTCACCACATCCAGGGTCTGAACTGCTTTGGCCATCATCGGTTCTGTTTCAGCTGGTCTCACCGCTGGCTGGTGGTGAAAGACTCCTTCCTCATCTATATGAGCCGGGATCACAGCCAAATCAACTTTGTGCTGCTGTTTGACCCACAGTTCGAGGTGAAGGTCGGCCATTCCAACACAGACATCAGAGATGGAGTCTGCTTAGAGAACTCGACTCGGTAAGATGAATCTGCTTCTCAGCTCAAACATAATAGGAAGTGATTGCATACACAGATGTGTTAATTTAtgtcttctttattttccatcagGAGTTTGGTTATTAAATGCAACAACTTCCGGCAAAGTCTTTGGTGGAGCAGTCAGATAAACGAGATAAAAAACGCATGCgagttttgcaaaaaacaaaaacatggggGATTTTTCGGCCCACGTGAAAACACTCTCACCAAGTGGTAAGTAACGCAAACAGTAGCACAATAAATGTaaccatttatgttttattcattctaATCAAGTTCATCTTACTGCATTTTATGATTTGACCATAAATTAGCCAGATACTGTTGAAAATATTCTgagttttttaatcattttaccttcactgttttttttatttttatttaggtaTGTGAATGGAAGAGACTACTTTTCAGACCTTGCTGATGCTCTTGAACAAGCCAAGGAGGAGATTTTCATCACTGATTGGTGGTAAGAGTTGGAgagatcaattttaaaaagaagatcTTCCCTAAACAAGAAGGTTTTCCAGAGTCCTTACCAATGTGTCAAACACAaagatctattttttatattcaatttgattgaacactaaaataattcacattttttgtcttctggTTAAGGCTCAGCCCTGAGATTTTTCTGAAGAGACCAGCAACTGACAACCACTGGAGACTGGATGAGCTGcttaaaagaaaagcagtaGGGATTCCCTCTCTGCATGGTTTTACTTTGTAGCCCTGACCTTACAAAATCATGAATTTCTTAGCATCTAGTGGAAATCACTAATAATAATGCATGTTTAGTGACTATGAATGAATCTTGAGAATTCTATTTCAGGTTTTAAGCTAGTGCATTTTTAACTatctcaaactgtttttattaagtACAGCATATCAGGGGCcaccataaaaagaaaaaaaaatacaagaataaagttgcaaaattctgagaaaaaaaatagtaattttgcAAGTGTAAggtcataaaattatgacaaaaaagttgtacttttatgagagaaaaagttgtaaatttataagaaaaggTTGTGATTTTATCAGAATAAAATCGTAAAATTTGAGGAAAACGTCCTAGTTTAACAGGAAAAAgccatgctttaaaaaaaaaaaaaaaacaggtgctTGTAAGCCTCCATTCACATCATGTGCCAACTAAATCCATAAATGAAGCCATTAATACTTTTTTAGGATAGGAATCTATGTGCCATAATGCATTTGGATCTCAACACTACTGCTGAAGATTTGAACAGCGCAGCAGCCGGAAACCCACTCCATGTGGGTCAAAAATCTTATCAAGAAGCCTAGCTTcctgcaatttttttcaatgtctttatacttataataaaacaatgtaGACTCGCCAAAAGACTAAGTATTTCAAAATCAGTAGTGAATGAAGCACAATTTACTCTATGTCTCTCTGGCTGAAACACAAAATTGGTTCctcttgttttttatatttccttaATCAAACTATTGCTGTAATCTCATAAATTCTTATGTAATAACAACTTTATCATTGTGAAATATTGGCTCTTTTATTCATAATTCTGCTAGTTTAGTTAGTTCTCATAAAATTGCCCTTTTATGAATAACTTTAggaactttttttcataaattttgactttttttgaataaatttactactttttttctcgtaaaattacgtttttttcataaatgtatttttgtatgcTGGCCCCAATATTGTCATAAATAAGTTGTAAAGTTTCACTCAAAaccttttctctgcagaaacaggGGGTGAAAGTGTGCGTCTTGCTGTACAAAGAGGTGGAGGTAGCCCTTGGCATCAACAGTGAACACAGCAAGAGAACACTCATGGATTTAGACCCAAACATCAAGGTCTGTTGGTTTTTATGCACAGAGACTTAGAGAGgcaaaaagtatttgttaaTCACAGATTTTCTAAGTTGTCCCACTTAAGAAGATGGGAGAGCTCTGTACGAACACTTCaattaaatgagacaaaatgtacaaaaatgtgtattaattatggtgcagaaaattattatttgctCAATAACTAAAGTTCCTTCTAATACTCTGCAATGTATCAAATTAGGTCAAATGTTTCCTGTAGGACTTCACCAGgtttagctgctattttggtccattctgccatgcagatcttctcaaaaTCTGTTGTTATGGGAGCTGATGATGGGCAACATGGACTCTCAACCCTCTCCAAAGATTTGGTATTGAAGTCAAGTCCAATAGtaccttgaaatgctttttataAGCAATCTTCATTTCCTGGGCGATGTGTTTGGGATTATTTTCATGCTGGAAAATCCAACCATGTTTTATCCTCATTAATGAAAGAAGCTGTTTGCTTAAAATTCCATCAAACATGACCCCTTTAATCCTTCATTTATGACCGTTTATAGGTGTGGACAGGTATCTTCTAGACACatagttcaaacaggtgtcatgaATACAGGTAACAAGTGACGGAAGAAATAACATGTTAGTGAGGTACAGAATAGGTACTCATTTGTagttgttaaatatttattttctgcaacattacacaaattctttaaaatgattcaataaGATATCCTgtattttattcacattcagACTCACAGAGTTGAAGTGCATCTATGATGATGAACATTTCAGACCTCTCTCATCTTCTTAAGAGGAACAAATTGTAGAATTTGCCATTGCCAAATATTTTTGCCCTCCTGTATTTAAAgcccccaaactaacattaatttgtgctttttgccTCCTGTGGTTCGTTAGGTAATGCGGCATCCTGACCATTTATCGTCCGTGGTCCTCCTTTGGGCCCACCATGAAAAAACAGTTGCCATTGATCAAACTGTGGCCTTTGTAGGGGGGATTGACCTAGCATTTGGGAGGTGGGATGACAGTCAGTATCGACTAACTGATCTTGGTTTGGCAAACAGTGAGAATCAGGAGCAACCAGGTGCAGACGTCCAAGTAAGTATTCTCTTTAGCTTGTTTTAGGTGCAGTGTGTTGCACTGCAGAATCTGATGCGAGACTCTGTTCAATAGGATACTGGAGCAGCTGATGATCCTCTTTTGGTAAACTCAAAAAACCAGGAACCGCTTGATCTATCAAGAAACACTAAACTTTGGCTTGGCAAAGACTACAGCAACTTTATCAAGAAAGACTGGACCCAGCTGGACAAGCCCTTTGAAGGTACAGAAGCTTAATCCCTGAGAATATGACGTTTAAACTTACAGGACTAAATTACTGCTTCCTTTTTCTCAGACAATGTTGATCGCTCTGAGGTTCCCCGCATGCCGTGGCGTGATCTGTCTGCAGCGGTTCACGGAAAAGCTGCCAAGGATGTAGCTCGCCACTTCATCCAGCGCTGGAACTTCACCAAGGTCAGACAGGATGGAGAGAACTTTATCTATCATACGACCAATGTAGAgttataaaagagaaaaaagggtgTGCATTTCTgtgttctattttctttttgtgaaaaaatccATCAGGGTTTGAGAATTGGGGAATTTGGTCTTTAAGTACAAGTATAAGTTGGtgtaaaaaaatggatgtaatatggtaaaaaaaatatatatatattttttataaaagtatgcaaaatgttttgctcaaaatattcaaataatctACATTTAGAACTCAGAAAATGCAAAGAATTTGTAAATATAATATGATGGTTTATGAAGACAGTTTGAACTGTTTCTTAGTttaataaaacttaataaaaattgtatagcaaatagaagctaaagtgAAACTTATCTTCCTTTGGTGTAACCTGAAACCAATGAGAACATGAATCCTACGCCGACtagtgggtaaaaaaaaaaagtgtttgagataaaaaaaacaaacactaacGCATTATCTTTTCTATAGATCTTCAAAAACAAGTACAAAGATGACTTCTACCCATATCTGCTCCCCAAGTCTCACTCTACTGAAGATCCGCTTTCATACATTGTACCAGGTTCCAAGAAGGCAAAAGTCCAGGTACGGAAAACATCCACagcctgcaaaaaaaaaaacaaatgttttttggcagctcctataaaaataaagtcaaaaaatgaaagatgttGTCAACAAACTGATGGATCCTATTATTTCAAGTCACAACATGCATTTAGCTTGACAGTTAATTACCATTTACAGGAAGATTATGCCTtatgtttaaatgaaaagaaggCTTTATGAGTTAttgcacatttaaaatatttaaatagtctTGCAGCTTAGGGTGTAGGCTTCATTTGTTATTTTGGGAGAATGTGTTAAGCctaaagtaaaattaaagtgaaaacTGCAAAGTTGAGattgcaaaaacatttgttatgtttttttaaatcttcaggTTAATTTTGCCTAAAGTgattttctcttcatttattttgtaagttctCATTTTTAGCAGCTGTTTGTGGAtcatatttctgaaaaaaaaaacaatttaattcacacaaaaactattttttaaatgatttaacaAGGTAGAATTGTCAGAATTGGGTGTTGAGATCAGATTATGTTTACCGGCATGAGAAAATGTATATTCCCCAGCTGATCTTTAAAGAGTTTATCCTTTTTGATTACTCcatgataaataataaatattggaaaaataagTCCTAATGTTCTTGAATCGAATCGatcttttaaatgtcttatttcCTGCAGGTGTTTATTTGTTGCAGGTGGTAAAAGTAGAGTGCAGAGAATAAAAGCTTTCACCGTCTGCCTTTGTTCAGAATAACCAGAGAAAAGAACTGCACTTCACTCTGTCTGCAACAGGCTTTCAGATGGATCCTCATTATTAGTCTGCACAGCATGCCAAGCCAGTCTCAGTTTAATGTTAAGTCGATGATAAATGATCTGCATAGAGTTACAGACCAAGAACAGAGTCGTTTAAATTCAAGGAGACTGAATGAATCTCAACACAATCTCTGAAAGATGAATTCAAACTCAACTTCATGTGTCTtcgtttaaaaatgttcaacaacaAAAGTTAGGTCATTTGTAACTAAATCTTcactcttttgtgttttttgtttccttaGGAGGCATTGTAACTGTATACTAATCCTTATTACATTACAATCTCCTAATCCAGTTTTGCTGCTGCTTCTTAGCTTCAGTTCCCAGAATTCTCAtcagttttaaagacccactccaattaaaattatgttttaatcatgttgttgtagcatttttttctgatgatggaggacatatataaagacacttaagcttaaaattgcatttctgattatttcttttctcaaatcgttttgaatcaggagcagacaagaaaaaatgcttttggaaaaagcttgtaggtgtgacatagaagctactaCAGCtactctgctgaaactatgtcttagaaaacaacacttattagaattttggctaaaaatggcacaatcatAACTAAAAAATGACTGGGAATGATTTCCAATGCATTAAATGTGATTGGAGTGGAGCTTTAAAGTTGCTGCACCTCTTCTGTACTCaacccaaaacctcaaaaagatAATAGTTTTTGAAGAAGTTTCTTTTAACTATAAAACACGTAAATAGAATGTCCTGTTGTTTGAATTTCCTAAAATTTAGGGCTACCACAAACGATTAAttaaatagtcgactaatcaccaattattttatccaattagtcgactactcAGGTAATGCAAATGTAAACCgcacatcattagctttaaactaactaaaaataaagaccataaagatgatagtttattaaacttttaatgaatcgtgcagcctctgtccttcattagtttttagtattaaaacaagattaaatcaaatgaggtggGCATCTGActatttttcacataaaatacagttttagtcTCACTGtctcaaatataaaagaaatacgcccacaactttgttcaactttactacactctgactccaggtaatataaagtaacaactaatcgactattaaataagtcgtcgactattttagtagtcgattagttgttgattagtcaactaattgtggcagccctactaaaAATCTGTTAAACTGTGTAGTTCTTTGTGACCAGTAGATCAGTGTCCTCAGAGGAGTCTAAGCTTCAATGCGTGATTTCCTCAGGTGCTGCGCTCTACTGATTCCTGGTCAACCGGAACCTGTGAGAATTCCATCCTTGAGGCCTACATCCAAACAATCAAGAACAGCCAGCACTACATCTACATCGAGGTAAAAACTCCCCAGCTGTTACCGGTAGTTGAAAAACGGCCAGAGAACACTACAGATGACCACAAACTACCAGCTGGCTTTAAGGACCAATTGAAAGATGGTTTTGCTGTTCATTCATTTCTACTCGATAAGATTCTTTGACCTAATTAGGAGGTTTCTTGTGCTTGAATAGCTCCTCTGTTTGCCAGCTTCCTACTCTGGCCTTCAGCTCATACTGAGCGGCCATCTgccttttctccttcagaaccaGTTCTTCATCAGCTGCGCCGGCGACAATGTCCAAAATACTATTGGCGACGCAATTGTGGATCGAATCTTGCTCGCTCACAGGTGGGactcagtttaaagtgtttagtttttttattttagtgtgttATTAAAG includes these proteins:
- the pld2 gene encoding phospholipase D2, encoding MASSEDVIEPLAVSTGAPILSRWRSPQDLIRLNQDKLDGFMSRKEGHHFMVVHRLPEIKEQGRPYLIPGVPITCRVDNTERHTTRSKVKVSTLYTLELKHGPFFWTVKRKYKHFQELNHDIYKHKMMYQWNPLGKFSKERQQMRLMTEEMPSLHGSDRSKRTSSKMKYLEEYLNNLLEIEFCRNDHSMMEFLSISALSFVADLGPKGLEGPIYKRSGGHHIQGLNCFGHHRFCFSWSHRWLVVKDSFLIYMSRDHSQINFVLLFDPQFEVKVGHSNTDIRDGVCLENSTRSLVIKCNNFRQSLWWSSQINEIKNACEFCKKQKHGGFFGPRENTLTKWYVNGRDYFSDLADALEQAKEEIFITDWWLSPEIFLKRPATDNHWRLDELLKRKAKQGVKVCVLLYKEVEVALGINSEHSKRTLMDLDPNIKVMRHPDHLSSVVLLWAHHEKTVAIDQTVAFVGGIDLAFGRWDDSQYRLTDLGLANSENQEQPGADVQDTGAADDPLLVNSKNQEPLDLSRNTKLWLGKDYSNFIKKDWTQLDKPFEDNVDRSEVPRMPWRDLSAAVHGKAAKDVARHFIQRWNFTKIFKNKYKDDFYPYLLPKSHSTEDPLSYIVPGSKKAKVQVLRSTDSWSTGTCENSILEAYIQTIKNSQHYIYIENQFFISCAGDNVQNTIGDAIVDRILLAHREQKKYRVFVVIPLLPGFEGDLTTKNANAIQTILHFTYRTICRGEQSILHRLSELKDQWTEYITFCGLRTHSQLSQKLVTELIYVHSKTLIADDRCYIIGSANINDRSMLGSRDSEVAVLVEDEEMVPSIMGGEPYQAGLLTLALRKECFSVLVGATSDPIINIDDPISDDFFYLTWNETAKLNASIYDKVFRCLPCDSVCNKRVLKEYSSQDPLCDTDCEQAAEELKAIRGLLVHFPLMFLYGENLLPPLNTKEGMAPVEMWT